The Calditerrivibrio nitroreducens DSM 19672 genome window below encodes:
- a CDS encoding HDOD domain-containing protein has protein sequence MSGVKILLVDDEVSVTKALIRELMMVDAEVVSFNSALDALKYIEKEPVDIIISDVLMPEMDGITFLGIVKEKYPHNIRIILSGHVDINKVMVALYSGVANDYLPKPWDKNKILDKIELYIKLQKSLNNMEIINYIKNMSKLPTLPSIMYEIQMSIQKEVPLNKIAELIEKDPVMTSKLLHVVNSAFYGLKNVNGITQVLSFLGINTVMDIILITSLTGGGITDSYTLDELNNIALRSFRINKAMQRYGIVKKIQEHEIITSSIGVVHDIGKIIILKNDKESYIQIKNTMKNNPGITFYEAELMLKRDGITHQEIGAYFLRMWNFGTKYVDIALNHNNRDIKGDNSEMIKILYNCCRLVDHYINVGEYDKSKIDFLTEDEYNKMKMFVMDE, from the coding sequence ATGAGTGGGGTAAAAATTCTGCTTGTGGATGATGAGGTGAGTGTCACAAAGGCACTCATAAGGGAGCTTATGATGGTGGATGCTGAGGTAGTCTCCTTCAATTCAGCTCTGGATGCACTAAAATATATTGAAAAGGAGCCGGTTGATATTATAATTTCTGATGTGTTAATGCCGGAAATGGATGGAATAACTTTCTTAGGAATAGTAAAAGAGAAATATCCACATAATATAAGGATAATACTTAGTGGTCATGTGGACATAAATAAAGTTATGGTGGCTCTTTATTCGGGAGTGGCAAATGATTATCTTCCTAAACCATGGGATAAAAATAAAATTTTGGACAAGATAGAACTGTATATCAAATTACAAAAAAGTTTAAACAATATGGAAATTATCAATTATATCAAAAATATGTCAAAATTACCAACATTACCTTCGATAATGTATGAAATTCAGATGTCAATCCAGAAAGAGGTTCCTCTTAATAAGATTGCAGAATTAATTGAGAAAGATCCGGTGATGACATCAAAACTTTTGCACGTGGTTAATTCTGCTTTTTACGGTTTAAAAAACGTGAATGGTATTACACAGGTACTAAGTTTTTTAGGTATTAATACTGTCATGGACATTATATTAATCACAAGTCTTACCGGGGGTGGAATTACAGATAGCTATACCTTAGATGAACTAAATAATATTGCTTTGAGGTCATTTAGAATAAATAAAGCCATGCAAAGGTATGGAATTGTAAAAAAAATACAAGAACACGAGATTATTACATCTTCTATTGGTGTTGTTCATGACATAGGTAAGATAATCATACTCAAAAATGATAAAGAAAGCTATATTCAGATAAAAAACACTATGAAGAATAATCCGGGTATCACATTTTATGAGGCGGAGCTAATGTTGAAAAGGGATGGTATCACCCATCAGGAGATAGGAGCCTACTTTCTAAGAATGTGGAATTTTGGTACAAAGTATGTGGATATAGCCCTTAACCACAACAACCGAGATATTAAAGGAGATAATAGTGAAATGATAAAGATTTTATACAATTGCTGCAGATTGGTGGATCATTATATAAATGTGGGTGAATATGATAAAAGTAAAATTGATTTTTTGACGGAAGATGAGTATAATAAAATGAAAATGTTTGTGATGGATGAATAA
- a CDS encoding response regulator, with translation MNDVKILFVDEEEKVFNSFKREVSFLPVDLYYAGNGEEALKILEEQNIDLLISDERMTGITGSELISIVRERFPMVVSIIITGYADFDSIIKAVNSGQVCKYILKPWNKLELIMTIKNAIEYKRDKELILNLKSQLREKEDLLSSLEKRYPGISSVKKDKEGNVILDLEG, from the coding sequence ATGAATGATGTAAAGATACTTTTTGTAGATGAAGAGGAAAAAGTGTTTAATTCATTTAAACGGGAGGTCTCTTTTTTGCCAGTGGATCTTTACTATGCTGGAAATGGTGAGGAAGCATTGAAAATTCTTGAGGAACAAAATATAGATCTACTTATTTCTGATGAAAGGATGACAGGAATAACAGGTTCAGAGCTTATATCAATAGTGAGAGAACGTTTCCCCATGGTGGTTAGTATAATAATTACCGGATATGCTGATTTTGATTCTATTATAAAAGCAGTAAACTCCGGGCAGGTTTGTAAATATATTTTAAAACCATGGAATAAACTGGAGCTCATAATGACGATAAAAAATGCAATTGAGTATAAGAGGGACAAAGAATTGATTTTAAATTTGAAATCCCAGCTTAGGGAAAAAGAGGATTTACTTTCAAGTTTGGAGAAAAGATACCCAGGTATATCCTCTGTAAAAAAAGATAAAGAAGGCAACGTTATATTAGATCTGGAGGGATAG
- a CDS encoding response regulator, which translates to MMMKMEEAGVLFVDDEEQILKSIKRRVIDQPFPSYFAESVENALRIIENNDIAVVVTDLKMPNINGVEFLKILGDKYPDIVKIVLSGFFEMSTILAAVKSGQVFSFLTKPWKFEEELFPAIYNAINKYLLVNQKRYLEDEVKKLKQELDEKNSIVETFNINIPDEKESNVFEQLLLKTKLYIEKSNLILSNLIKNRPNEQIKAIVDDGVRINFVIKKLLEKSKKNE; encoded by the coding sequence ATGATGATGAAAATGGAAGAAGCAGGTGTTTTATTCGTGGATGACGAAGAACAGATCCTTAAATCTATAAAGAGGAGGGTGATAGATCAGCCCTTTCCTTCATATTTTGCTGAAAGTGTGGAGAACGCTCTAAGAATTATAGAAAATAATGATATTGCGGTTGTTGTTACAGATTTGAAGATGCCTAATATCAACGGAGTGGAGTTTTTAAAGATTTTAGGTGATAAATATCCTGATATAGTAAAAATTGTGCTGTCAGGATTCTTTGAAATGTCTACTATTTTAGCAGCAGTAAAATCCGGGCAGGTTTTCTCTTTCCTTACTAAGCCATGGAAATTTGAAGAGGAGCTTTTTCCTGCAATATACAATGCAATAAACAAGTATCTTCTGGTAAACCAAAAAAGATATTTAGAAGATGAGGTAAAAAAACTAAAACAGGAATTAGATGAAAAAAATAGCATTGTAGAAACATTTAATATAAATATCCCAGATGAAAAAGAATCCAATGTTTTTGAACAGCTATTATTAAAAACAAAATTGTATATTGAGAAATCAAACTTAATTCTGTCTAATCTCATAAAAAATAGGCCTAACGAGCAGATAAAGGCTATAGTGGACGATGGGGTCAGGATTAATTTTGTAATTAAAAAACTTCTTGAGAAAAGTAAGAAAAATGAATGA
- a CDS encoding hybrid sensor histidine kinase/response regulator encodes MSKNALDIIKDIFGDAINITPNIYLLLDDHYNILFANGSFLKKFKFTDARDVVGKKISDIIKSSSIQTFLTKIRDEEYVYNYELIVGEEEQIFFTANVYNKFIDNRFFYLLMMRDTSEDVKREMELHRLTMELEDAKDEILKSREKLVQQEKLVSIGMLAAGIAHEINNPLGFIKSNFETLVGYAKMLLSAIDKMNELIVENQEIVAGFNQVKKSNKIDFIAEDLGDLEKDSEGGFKRIIDIINALRNFSRQEMDKKDLYLLSEIIEESLTITHNKTKHVAQVEKDINGDLEIVCSKTEIVQVLINLIVNAAHALEEVEKENKRIIVRGYTDGQYAVIEVEDNGPGIPKHIKNKIFDPFFTTKPVGKGTGLGLYISYDIVVNKHSGMLEMETAEGVGTTFRIKIPKNLESKKIKVLVVDDFESVADALANGLNATDKYVAEISTSGFDAGVKIHSMKPDVVLLDYHMPGINGYDVAKKIKESKDTKDIKIIVYSGNFDKEIIKNLKSLGVDYILHKPFFVSELCQIIDAIMVGGTDGNS; translated from the coding sequence ATGAGTAAAAATGCACTTGATATCATAAAAGATATTTTTGGAGATGCAATAAATATCACACCCAATATCTACCTTCTTCTGGATGATCATTATAATATTTTATTTGCAAATGGTAGTTTTCTTAAAAAATTTAAATTTACCGACGCTAGAGATGTCGTTGGTAAAAAAATTTCCGATATAATAAAATCGTCGTCTATTCAAACGTTTTTAACGAAGATTAGAGATGAAGAGTATGTTTATAACTATGAGCTTATTGTGGGTGAAGAAGAACAGATTTTTTTTACTGCTAATGTTTATAACAAATTTATCGACAATCGATTTTTTTACCTTTTAATGATGAGGGATACTAGTGAAGATGTAAAAAGGGAGATGGAGCTTCACAGATTGACAATGGAGCTTGAGGATGCCAAAGATGAGATTTTAAAATCTCGGGAAAAATTGGTTCAACAGGAGAAGCTCGTTTCCATAGGCATGCTTGCTGCGGGTATTGCCCATGAAATAAATAATCCTTTGGGCTTTATCAAGAGTAATTTTGAAACACTTGTGGGTTATGCAAAGATGCTACTTTCTGCAATAGATAAAATGAATGAACTTATAGTAGAAAATCAAGAGATTGTGGCAGGATTTAATCAAGTGAAAAAATCAAACAAGATCGATTTTATAGCTGAGGATCTGGGTGATCTGGAGAAAGATAGCGAAGGGGGATTTAAAAGAATTATAGATATAATAAATGCACTCAGAAATTTTTCTCGTCAGGAGATGGACAAGAAGGATCTATATTTATTGTCTGAGATAATTGAGGAGTCTCTTACAATAACACACAATAAAACAAAACATGTTGCCCAGGTGGAGAAAGATATCAATGGGGATTTGGAGATAGTGTGCAGTAAGACAGAGATCGTTCAAGTTTTGATAAATCTGATCGTTAATGCTGCCCATGCTCTTGAAGAGGTCGAGAAAGAAAATAAAAGGATAATAGTCAGAGGTTATACAGATGGTCAGTATGCTGTTATTGAAGTGGAAGATAATGGGCCAGGTATACCAAAACATATAAAAAATAAGATTTTTGACCCATTCTTCACCACAAAGCCTGTGGGAAAAGGTACTGGGTTGGGATTGTATATATCTTACGATATTGTTGTTAATAAGCATAGTGGAATGTTGGAGATGGAAACGGCGGAGGGGGTAGGTACCACTTTTAGGATAAAAATACCTAAAAATTTGGAATCCAAAAAGATTAAAGTCCTTGTTGTGGATGATTTTGAGTCTGTGGCCGATGCATTGGCGAATGGTTTGAATGCTACTGATAAATATGTGGCAGAAATCTCCACCAGTGGTTTTGATGCCGGGGTAAAAATACATTCTATGAAGCCTGATGTGGTGTTGCTCGACTATCATATGCCGGGGATTAATGGTTATGATGTTGCAAAAAAGATTAAAGAATCTAAAGATACTAAGGATATAAAAATAATAGTATATTCCGGTAATTTTGATAAGGAGATTATAAAAAATCTTAAATCATTGGGCGTGGATTATATACTCCATAAGCCTTTTTTTGTCAGTGAACTTTGCCAGATCATAGACGCTATAATGGTGGGTGGAACAGATGGAAATAGTTAA